The following proteins come from a genomic window of Edaphobacter sp. 4G125:
- a CDS encoding PEP-CTERM sorting domain-containing protein: MKNHVFLAKPYRTILLTAIALITTLGLTQGARADTVYYFSINNTTGIDASGLITVSNTGPLGASTVTGITGTFSDAANNISGAITGLNFAPPPTFNLSPPAAPNTFGAPAFTSAGFSYDNLFWPDADSPAVCTDALAFYGGYFDVYGMAFNVAGGYTVDLWSDGQLGGYQLNDSFNSVPFSPNNIDGLAYAVDVTASPVPEPGTLFLFGTGLSGMAALWRRRKEIV; encoded by the coding sequence ATGAAAAACCATGTCTTTCTTGCCAAGCCATATCGCACAATTTTGCTCACGGCGATTGCGCTGATCACCACCCTGGGGCTGACACAGGGCGCTAGAGCGGATACCGTCTATTACTTTTCGATAAACAATACAACCGGCATCGATGCCTCGGGACTCATCACGGTCTCCAACACCGGTCCTCTCGGCGCATCGACGGTAACGGGAATCACAGGGACATTCTCCGATGCGGCGAACAACATTTCGGGGGCGATCACAGGATTAAATTTTGCTCCCCCGCCTACATTCAACCTCTCCCCTCCTGCGGCGCCAAACACCTTCGGTGCTCCTGCCTTCACCAGCGCCGGATTTTCCTACGACAACCTTTTCTGGCCGGATGCGGACTCGCCAGCCGTGTGTACTGACGCACTGGCGTTTTATGGCGGTTACTTTGACGTCTACGGAATGGCCTTCAACGTGGCAGGAGGGTACACCGTCGACTTGTGGAGTGATGGTCAATTGGGCGGCTACCAGCTCAACGACTCTTTTAACAGTGTTCCTTTCAGCCCGAACAATATAGATGGGCTGGCTTATGCCGTGGATGTCACTGCATCGCCTGTACCCGAACCAGGTACGCTCTTTCTGTTTGGAACGGGCCTGTCGGGCATGGCTGCTCTCTGGCGCCGCCGGAAGGAAATCGTATAA
- a CDS encoding winged helix-turn-helix domain-containing protein: MARSSCHGAWLALWLDYGFRCRAAVIGEGTLMIYRFGDFELREEDFSLIHNGSRVALEPKTLLVLLHLVKHAGHLVEKSSLLDTVWANTFVEENTLARAITVLRHELGDSPRDPKFIQTIPTRGYRFIAAVEAQAALSSSVPPVADTFMQPATTASTSSNPQPIRRWLPEMVAIAVLFVLIATAFMFFWPWHRTNAVVRPALISIAVLPIQNRTGEPSLDYVSDGMTQNTIQALAGISGLRVIGSTTAFHFRDTTQDAQSIGHTLGVNAVLVGRLQRNQDRLVLNMELNQTSDNTILLSHQYLSDLANLRDVQADLLHDTLQALSFDTARLGGQSPLRPHTDNPGAYEENLRGEALIRTDSHQAFREAIGHFQNATQMDSQFDRAWSDLAAAHLFLGIYYESPLDHMPIARRAAQRALELNPSLPEAHGSLGVIDLLYDWDSASAASELEKEGALRSAMSLLACSVHLREQAGQARSAEEEVRRLLSYDPQSEMLISELGCAAYYEHHFDDAVRSYRSAIELAPSSPLPYLGLGRSLTELGHDQEAVEVLDSFAKRNGFAPPILLAESGYTCAVSGHPDAAMQRMHALEKQAKSMYVDPYLFALIYHGLHDHDQTIFWLKKAAAVHSALLFSVLSDPMWQNAQADPQFMAIVETMKSKSN, encoded by the coding sequence TTGGCACGCTCTTCCTGCCATGGGGCATGGTTGGCGCTGTGGCTCGACTATGGATTCCGCTGCAGAGCAGCGGTTATCGGCGAAGGTACGCTGATGATCTACCGCTTCGGAGACTTCGAGCTTCGCGAAGAAGATTTCTCTCTCATCCACAATGGATCGCGTGTTGCGCTTGAGCCCAAAACTCTTTTGGTTCTGCTCCATCTGGTTAAACACGCGGGGCATCTGGTCGAGAAAAGCAGCCTACTGGACACCGTATGGGCAAATACCTTTGTAGAAGAGAACACCTTAGCGCGGGCCATTACCGTCTTACGTCATGAACTCGGCGATAGTCCACGGGATCCCAAGTTTATCCAGACGATTCCGACCCGTGGCTATCGTTTTATCGCCGCTGTGGAGGCGCAGGCGGCCCTCTCCTCGTCCGTACCGCCAGTAGCAGATACCTTTATGCAGCCTGCTACTACCGCGAGTACCTCATCGAACCCGCAGCCGATACGCAGGTGGCTGCCAGAGATGGTTGCTATCGCCGTGCTTTTTGTCCTCATCGCTACGGCGTTCATGTTTTTCTGGCCGTGGCATAGAACGAATGCCGTTGTGCGCCCCGCATTGATCTCGATAGCCGTGCTTCCTATACAGAATCGTACCGGGGAACCGTCGCTGGATTATGTTTCGGATGGAATGACGCAGAACACCATCCAGGCTTTGGCAGGTATTTCCGGCTTGCGCGTTATTGGAAGCACGACGGCCTTCCACTTTCGAGATACCACCCAGGATGCGCAGAGCATCGGACATACGCTGGGAGTCAATGCGGTCCTGGTGGGGCGGCTGCAACGAAACCAGGACAGACTGGTCCTGAATATGGAGTTGAACCAGACGAGTGACAACACAATTCTTCTGAGCCATCAGTACTTATCCGATCTCGCGAACCTTCGCGATGTACAGGCCGACCTTCTTCACGATACTTTGCAGGCGCTTTCATTTGATACTGCGAGGCTCGGTGGCCAATCTCCACTTCGTCCACACACGGACAATCCGGGAGCGTACGAGGAGAACCTTCGTGGAGAGGCGCTTATCCGGACTGATTCCCATCAGGCATTCCGTGAGGCGATTGGACATTTCCAGAACGCCACACAGATGGATTCTCAGTTCGATCGCGCATGGTCCGATCTCGCTGCGGCCCATCTCTTTTTGGGAATCTATTATGAGTCGCCTCTCGATCACATGCCGATTGCGCGGCGTGCAGCTCAGAGGGCGCTTGAACTTAACCCTTCTCTGCCGGAAGCTCACGGCTCATTGGGTGTGATCGATCTGCTTTACGACTGGGACTCTGCCAGCGCTGCTTCTGAGCTCGAAAAGGAAGGAGCTTTGCGTTCAGCAATGAGTCTCCTTGCCTGTTCTGTTCATCTACGCGAACAAGCCGGGCAGGCTCGTAGCGCAGAAGAGGAAGTACGCCGTCTGTTATCGTACGATCCTCAGTCAGAGATGCTGATTTCGGAGTTGGGATGCGCAGCTTACTACGAGCATCACTTCGATGATGCAGTCCGCTCCTACCGCTCCGCGATAGAACTCGCTCCCAGCTCACCGTTACCTTATCTCGGGCTGGGGCGATCCTTGACGGAACTCGGACACGATCAGGAGGCGGTAGAAGTGCTGGACTCTTTTGCAAAACGCAATGGATTCGCTCCACCAATTCTTCTTGCCGAATCGGGCTATACGTGTGCTGTTTCAGGCCATCCGGATGCTGCTATGCAGCGTATGCATGCACTCGAAAAACAGGCGAAATCCATGTATGTGGACCCCTATCTGTTCGCACTGATCTATCACGGACTCCACGACCACGATCAGACGATCTTCTGGCTCAAGAAAGCGGCTGCCGTCCATTCTGCGCTTCTGTTCTCCGTTCTCAGTGATCCGATGTGGCAGAATGCCCAAGCAGATCCTCAGTTTATGGCCATCGTCGAAACGATGAAGTCCAAAAGCAATTGA
- a CDS encoding TetR/AcrR family transcriptional regulator, with the protein MDDKSTTSQQIYQSALHILEAEGPQAVSMRRVAKEAGITAMAIYHHFPSREALLDAVVQSEFEKLVEFFGRSNGKRSFEAAMIHIMDGYIDYALAHPRIFDYVFAAPRQGARRFPDDFRARKSPTLNLTFDVVSSWIKLGKLKRDDAWEISMELWALAHGYLALWRGGRFDLPEDEFRKLVHRSVRRLLYGLAR; encoded by the coding sequence GTGGATGACAAGAGCACAACTTCGCAGCAGATTTACCAATCTGCGCTTCATATTCTTGAGGCTGAGGGACCCCAGGCTGTAAGTATGCGTCGCGTGGCCAAAGAAGCCGGCATCACCGCCATGGCCATCTACCACCACTTTCCCAGCCGCGAGGCTCTTCTGGACGCAGTAGTGCAATCTGAGTTCGAGAAGCTCGTTGAATTCTTTGGCCGGTCGAATGGAAAGCGTAGTTTTGAAGCGGCGATGATTCACATCATGGATGGGTATATCGATTATGCCCTCGCCCATCCGCGCATCTTCGACTACGTTTTCGCGGCTCCTCGCCAAGGAGCCCGGCGTTTTCCTGACGACTTCCGCGCGCGGAAATCGCCGACCCTGAATCTTACGTTCGACGTCGTTTCTTCTTGGATCAAGCTCGGCAAGCTCAAGCGCGATGATGCCTGGGAGATCTCGATGGAACTCTGGGCGCTCGCTCACGGCTACCTCGCGCTTTGGAGAGGAGGCCGATTCGATTTGCCGGAAGACGAATTTCGCAAGCTCGTTCACCGTTCCGTTCGGAGGTTGTTGTATGGATTGGCACGCTAA
- a CDS encoding nitrilase-related carbon-nitrogen hydrolase has product MDWHANSLRRATVILGATVLTAGAFFLSFGFHRVWWLVWLAPLPVLLVAPRLRIWQTFTIALVARALGTLNVWNYLYHVVQFPLWLVLVTVLVPAALFALAVVFYRGLLRNDHPWLATVAFPVTIVAGEYLFSLSQGTFFNTGYTQLENLPVLQLAAIAGLWGISFSVNLFSSGTAALASVPSKERVRIAVTLAVFYVGIFSYGAMRLYTTPQDSQSVLVGLVETHAGPNIFPADAQPTMALMQEYAAQVEPLAAQGARFIVFPEMSALVPDSTLSQVDELFQRAARAANVQILLGVLHITNHAGYNEGRLYSSTGEIETVYRKHHLVPTWESRSTPGTELSVLPQPVGRIGIEICRDMDYPELARRYGKQQVGLVLVPAWDQGVNVDAAWHGHLSLMRGVENGFTMVRDAKDGLLTVSDDRGRILDEKPTRSDGALVTMLATVPVHHDSTLYQKWGDWFAWVDLIALVALLAFCVANLKQSATVAG; this is encoded by the coding sequence ATGGATTGGCACGCTAATTCTCTACGCCGTGCAACAGTGATTTTAGGTGCGACTGTGTTGACGGCAGGCGCGTTCTTTTTGTCGTTCGGGTTTCATCGCGTTTGGTGGCTGGTGTGGCTCGCGCCGCTTCCTGTGCTTCTGGTGGCTCCGAGGCTGCGCATTTGGCAGACATTCACCATTGCTCTGGTTGCACGCGCGCTCGGGACACTCAACGTCTGGAACTATCTGTACCACGTCGTTCAATTCCCGCTCTGGCTCGTATTGGTCACGGTTCTGGTTCCGGCAGCTTTGTTCGCTTTAGCGGTAGTGTTCTATCGCGGGCTGCTGCGGAACGATCATCCATGGCTCGCCACGGTTGCATTTCCTGTGACTATCGTGGCGGGGGAGTATCTTTTCAGCCTTTCCCAAGGCACGTTTTTCAATACCGGTTACACACAATTGGAGAACCTTCCTGTTCTCCAACTTGCGGCGATTGCAGGCCTTTGGGGAATCAGTTTCAGCGTCAACCTGTTTTCGTCCGGGACGGCTGCACTCGCTTCCGTGCCATCCAAAGAACGCGTTCGTATCGCTGTTACTCTCGCTGTTTTTTATGTCGGTATTTTTTCCTACGGTGCGATGCGCCTATACACTACGCCTCAAGACTCACAATCAGTTCTTGTTGGGCTAGTTGAAACTCACGCCGGACCGAATATCTTTCCTGCGGACGCCCAACCCACGATGGCCCTGATGCAGGAGTATGCCGCTCAGGTTGAGCCGCTCGCTGCTCAAGGTGCACGGTTCATCGTATTCCCTGAGATGTCAGCACTGGTTCCCGACTCTACTTTGTCCCAGGTCGACGAACTCTTTCAGCGTGCAGCGCGCGCCGCGAATGTGCAGATTCTTCTCGGCGTGCTTCACATTACCAATCACGCGGGCTACAACGAAGGCCGACTTTATTCCTCGACAGGCGAGATCGAGACGGTCTATCGCAAACATCACCTGGTTCCCACGTGGGAGAGCCGCAGCACGCCGGGTACTGAGTTATCGGTGCTTCCTCAGCCAGTGGGAAGAATCGGTATCGAAATTTGCAGGGATATGGACTATCCCGAGTTGGCTCGCCGCTATGGGAAGCAGCAAGTAGGACTCGTCCTGGTACCTGCCTGGGACCAAGGAGTGAACGTCGATGCCGCCTGGCACGGACACCTGTCTTTGATGCGAGGTGTAGAAAACGGCTTCACCATGGTGCGCGATGCGAAGGATGGCCTCCTTACAGTCAGCGATGATCGCGGCCGCATTCTTGACGAAAAGCCAACCCGTTCCGACGGAGCTTTGGTCACTATGCTGGCCACCGTTCCGGTGCATCATGATTCCACCCTCTATCAGAAATGGGGAGACTGGTTCGCGTGGGTGGACCTTATCGCATTGGTTGCGTTGCTTGCGTTCTGCGTGGCCAACCTGAAGCAATCGGCTACAGTCGCCGGATGA
- a CDS encoding VOC family protein, translating into MNKLSPFLWFDDNAEEAAEFYLSIFPHARKVGELRSKGVGPWPVGKIATITIELEGQEMVFMNGGPAHPLTPAISFFIRCDTQEEIDDYWDKLMAGGGKPMACSWLTDRFGLCWQIVPRNIEELINHPKAMEAMMGMIKLDLHALEAAARD; encoded by the coding sequence ATGAATAAACTCTCCCCATTTCTCTGGTTCGACGACAATGCAGAAGAAGCCGCTGAATTTTACCTGAGCATATTTCCACATGCGCGCAAGGTTGGTGAGCTGCGTTCTAAAGGAGTTGGTCCCTGGCCCGTGGGTAAGATTGCTACGATCACGATCGAGCTTGAAGGGCAGGAGATGGTTTTCATGAACGGTGGTCCTGCGCATCCGCTTACTCCAGCGATCTCGTTTTTCATACGCTGCGACACGCAGGAAGAGATCGACGACTACTGGGACAAGTTGATGGCAGGTGGCGGGAAACCCATGGCCTGCAGTTGGCTTACCGATCGTTTCGGTTTGTGCTGGCAGATCGTTCCGCGCAATATCGAGGAACTGATCAACCACCCAAAGGCTATGGAAGCCATGATGGGAATGATCAAGCTGGATCTGCATGCGCTTGAAGCGGCTGCGCGCGACTGA
- a CDS encoding nuclear transport factor 2-like protein — protein MEDEEKRIREALNAHWQASAVGDASAEHDIYDNDVICDYPQSGERILGRSNLQALRSHHPGKPSGFNVKRIFGKDDLWITEYRITYQGKPAYTVSIMEFCNGKVVHETQYFADPFEAPAWRSQWVQPIA, from the coding sequence ATGGAAGACGAAGAGAAACGAATACGTGAAGCTCTGAATGCGCACTGGCAGGCATCAGCAGTCGGCGATGCAAGCGCGGAACACGACATCTACGATAATGATGTCATTTGTGACTATCCCCAGTCGGGCGAGCGAATCCTCGGACGAAGTAATTTGCAGGCTTTGCGGAGCCATCATCCCGGCAAGCCGTCAGGTTTTAATGTCAAAAGGATTTTTGGGAAAGATGACCTCTGGATCACGGAATACAGAATCACCTACCAGGGGAAGCCTGCATACACTGTGAGCATTATGGAGTTCTGCAACGGTAAGGTCGTGCATGAGACGCAGTATTTCGCGGATCCCTTCGAGGCACCGGCCTGGCGAAGCCAATGGGTTCAGCCGATCGCATGA
- the tsaA gene encoding tRNA (N6-threonylcarbamoyladenosine(37)-N6)-methyltransferase TrmO translates to MIQSDTYAIHPIGVVRSELTDRRNAPRQGNEGSPNAWLQISSEFIEAIDGLSTGAEILVFTWLHLADRATLKTHPRNNAANPLTGVFATRSPDRPNPIGMHKVTVFEINKKDGLKVGPLEAIDGTPVIDIKPVLRTE, encoded by the coding sequence GTGATTCAATCCGATACCTATGCAATTCACCCCATTGGAGTTGTCCGGTCTGAGCTAACCGATCGCCGCAACGCTCCACGACAAGGGAACGAGGGCTCCCCAAATGCCTGGTTGCAAATTTCATCAGAGTTTATTGAAGCGATCGACGGTTTAAGCACCGGCGCAGAAATCCTCGTTTTCACCTGGCTCCATCTTGCCGACCGTGCAACGCTCAAAACCCATCCGCGCAACAACGCTGCCAATCCGCTCACCGGAGTCTTCGCTACACGCTCGCCCGATCGCCCCAACCCGATCGGAATGCACAAAGTCACTGTCTTTGAGATCAACAAAAAAGATGGGCTAAAAGTAGGCCCGCTCGAAGCGATCGACGGCACACCCGTCATAGACATCAAACCTGTTCTTCGCACCGAATAA
- a CDS encoding ComF family protein, which yields MNDLREQTGALCSCCGEALDLDGLRFTQQFENNNVLCTPCRMVPPEFERAAAWGVYSDGMREAIHLLKYERVEGAAKPLGELLARVIETMYTAGMGRDLAVVAVPLSATKQRRRGYNQSVLLADEAMRKLRRREEWQLKIAHEAMIRVRETESQFGLSTHARRRNLRGAFEVIDPAVVNGREILLIDDIYTTGATARECARVLRRAGATKVWVATVARAQREMVASWDRGAEAAAGWNLDRQIRRMD from the coding sequence GTGAACGATCTGCGCGAGCAGACAGGGGCGTTGTGTTCCTGCTGCGGTGAGGCGCTCGATCTGGATGGTCTCCGATTCACGCAACAGTTTGAGAACAATAACGTCTTGTGCACGCCTTGCAGGATGGTTCCTCCGGAGTTTGAGCGGGCTGCTGCATGGGGTGTTTATAGCGATGGGATGCGTGAGGCGATCCATCTACTGAAGTACGAGAGAGTAGAGGGAGCTGCGAAGCCGCTGGGTGAGTTGCTGGCCCGGGTAATCGAGACGATGTATACGGCAGGAATGGGACGCGATCTCGCAGTAGTCGCAGTGCCGCTGTCTGCGACCAAGCAGCGGAGACGTGGGTACAACCAATCGGTGCTGCTGGCCGATGAAGCGATGCGGAAGCTGAGACGCCGCGAAGAGTGGCAGTTGAAGATTGCGCATGAAGCGATGATTCGAGTGCGCGAGACGGAGAGCCAGTTTGGATTGAGTACCCATGCGCGCAGAAGGAATCTGCGTGGGGCCTTCGAGGTGATCGATCCTGCGGTTGTGAACGGGCGAGAGATTTTGCTGATCGATGACATTTACACGACTGGAGCGACGGCGCGGGAGTGTGCGCGGGTGCTTCGCAGGGCTGGAGCCACAAAGGTATGGGTAGCGACGGTGGCTCGGGCTCAGAGAGAGATGGTTGCAAGTTGGGATAGAGGAGCGGAGGCAGCTGCTGGGTGGAATTTAGACCGGCAGATACGAAGGATGGATTGA
- a CDS encoding HNH endonuclease: MQSSKFRKQGMIGKRHAGHVAIKTGRVLTGVEVRAGVFRQPAMQTPVLVLNASYEPINICGARRALVLVLKGVARTEEEQGQMLHAARVQVPMPSVIRLLEYRRIPHQTRALSRKNILLRDRNCCQYCETVLTAAELTLDHVIPRSRGGTSTWENLVACCHDCNRRKGNSMLHELTDMKLKREPRPFSLHTSRHIMRMIGSADAAWRKYLYFEHTEPAA; the protein is encoded by the coding sequence ATGCAATCGAGTAAGTTTCGCAAGCAAGGGATGATCGGGAAGCGGCACGCGGGACATGTGGCGATCAAGACCGGACGCGTGCTGACCGGGGTGGAGGTGCGGGCGGGGGTCTTTCGCCAGCCGGCGATGCAGACTCCCGTGCTGGTGCTGAATGCATCGTATGAGCCGATCAATATCTGCGGAGCGCGACGGGCGCTGGTGCTGGTTCTGAAGGGAGTCGCGCGCACCGAAGAAGAGCAGGGACAGATGCTGCATGCGGCGCGAGTACAGGTCCCAATGCCGAGCGTGATTCGCTTGCTGGAGTACAGGAGGATTCCGCATCAGACTCGAGCGCTCTCGCGAAAGAACATTCTGCTGCGCGATCGCAACTGCTGCCAGTACTGCGAGACAGTCCTGACCGCTGCGGAGTTGACGCTGGACCATGTGATTCCTCGGTCACGAGGCGGTACTTCTACGTGGGAGAACCTGGTGGCCTGCTGCCATGATTGCAACCGCAGGAAGGGCAATTCGATGTTGCATGAGTTGACGGACATGAAGCTGAAGCGCGAGCCGCGACCGTTTTCGCTGCATACTTCGCGACACATTATGCGCATGATCGGAAGTGCGGATGCTGCGTGGCGGAAGTATCTCTACTTCGAGCACACGGAGCCGGCAGCGTAG
- a CDS encoding NAD(P)/FAD-dependent oxidoreductase gives MAKVLVIGAGVMGLAAAWQAIRDGHEVDLVEAAPEPGGMAAHFNFDGDSIERFYHFVCRTDYPTFDLLRELGLEDSLRWQTTTMGFYTDGQLHPWGNPLALLRLPNAPLISKLRYGLLAFISTRRDQWPELENTSAKEWIIRWCGEDAYRRFWKTLLEFKFYEYADNISAAWIWTRIRRIGRSRSSIMQEQLGYIEGGSQTLIDALVRSFESAGGKLHLRSPVQRVTTQNNRVTGIDTPERSFSGDFVISTMPTPYIADMVPDLPEDWKQRYRAIQNIGVICVVFKLRRPATSHFWVNVSVPNLTIPGVVELSNLRRDLDNSIVYVPYYMPTTNEKFSWPEERLLTESFGCLQRLNPNLTSADILGTHVARLRYGQPICEPGFASKIPPVQTPIAGLQIADTCYYYPEDRGIAESVRLGRAMARAIPEPESAPKHVPGPSHTMELPV, from the coding sequence ATGGCGAAAGTCCTTGTGATTGGTGCTGGTGTCATGGGCCTTGCTGCAGCTTGGCAGGCGATTCGCGACGGCCATGAGGTCGACCTGGTGGAGGCTGCTCCAGAACCCGGAGGCATGGCCGCACACTTCAACTTCGATGGCGATTCCATCGAACGCTTCTACCACTTCGTCTGCCGCACAGACTACCCAACTTTCGACCTCCTTCGCGAGCTCGGGCTGGAGGACAGCCTCCGTTGGCAAACCACCACCATGGGGTTCTATACCGATGGACAGCTTCATCCCTGGGGAAACCCGCTTGCCTTGCTCCGCCTTCCCAACGCACCCCTCATCTCCAAACTGCGTTATGGGCTGCTCGCCTTCATCAGTACTCGCCGCGATCAATGGCCAGAGCTTGAGAATACGTCCGCCAAGGAGTGGATCATCCGTTGGTGCGGAGAAGACGCCTATCGACGTTTCTGGAAGACACTTCTGGAGTTCAAGTTCTACGAATACGCCGACAACATCTCCGCCGCCTGGATTTGGACGCGCATCCGCCGTATCGGTCGTTCACGTTCCAGCATCATGCAGGAGCAACTCGGCTACATCGAGGGAGGCTCCCAAACTCTGATCGACGCTCTCGTGCGCTCTTTTGAATCCGCAGGCGGAAAGCTTCACCTCAGATCCCCTGTACAGCGTGTCACCACACAGAACAATCGAGTCACCGGCATTGATACCCCTGAACGCAGTTTTTCTGGCGATTTCGTTATCTCCACGATGCCGACGCCTTATATCGCCGACATGGTCCCCGATTTACCCGAGGATTGGAAGCAGCGTTATCGCGCGATCCAGAACATCGGAGTCATTTGTGTTGTCTTCAAGCTGCGTCGACCCGCCACCTCGCACTTCTGGGTCAACGTCTCCGTCCCTAACCTCACGATTCCAGGGGTCGTTGAGCTCTCCAACCTGCGCCGCGATCTCGACAACTCCATCGTCTATGTTCCCTATTACATGCCCACTACTAACGAAAAGTTCTCCTGGCCAGAAGAACGTCTCCTGACTGAAAGCTTCGGTTGTCTCCAGAGACTCAATCCCAACCTCACCTCCGCTGACATCCTCGGTACACATGTCGCCCGTCTTCGCTATGGACAACCCATATGCGAACCCGGATTCGCCTCGAAGATTCCTCCAGTTCAAACTCCCATCGCGGGATTACAGATCGCCGACACTTGCTACTACTATCCAGAGGATCGTGGCATTGCTGAAAGCGTACGTCTTGGCCGCGCCATGGCCCGTGCTATCCCTGAGCCCGAATCTGCACCTAAGCATGTGCCAGGCCCTTCGCACACCATGGAGCTTCCTGTTTGA
- a CDS encoding ArsR/SmtB family transcription factor: MDNSLDRAFAALADPTRRAILAKLTLGETSVTELAEPFEMSLPAISRHLKVLEKAKLISRGRDAQWRPCRIEPQGLKEIAEWMEHYRRFWSESLDRMELYVAKLQAAEKTKKRTNRKQ; the protein is encoded by the coding sequence TTGGACAACTCTCTTGATCGAGCGTTTGCAGCCCTGGCGGATCCAACGCGGCGAGCCATTCTGGCGAAACTGACGCTGGGAGAGACTTCTGTGACGGAGCTGGCCGAGCCGTTCGAGATGAGTCTGCCTGCGATCTCGCGACACCTGAAAGTGCTTGAGAAGGCGAAGCTGATTTCACGGGGTCGCGATGCGCAGTGGAGACCTTGCCGGATCGAACCGCAGGGATTGAAAGAGATTGCCGAATGGATGGAACATTACCGTCGCTTCTGGTCCGAGAGCCTGGACCGGATGGAACTTTACGTCGCCAAACTGCAAGCGGCGGAGAAGACAAAGAAGAGAACGAACCGGAAGCAATAG
- a CDS encoding SRPBCC family protein: MTDREISDTRIVDATRELLWTIWTEPEHVIQWWGPEGFTNTTEKMDVRAGGEWNHVMHGPDGTDYINRIVYREVVKPEKLVFDHISVPYHRTTVVFEDIGGGKTKLSFHMIFDTTEEKRYVAEKFKAESGLKQTLNRMEEYLARQ; encoded by the coding sequence ATGACAGATCGAGAGATTTCGGATACGCGAATCGTGGATGCCACGCGGGAGCTGTTATGGACGATATGGACGGAACCTGAGCATGTTATTCAGTGGTGGGGGCCGGAAGGTTTTACCAACACAACCGAGAAGATGGATGTGCGAGCGGGCGGGGAGTGGAACCATGTGATGCATGGTCCGGATGGCACGGACTACATCAACAGAATTGTCTATCGCGAGGTGGTTAAACCGGAGAAGCTGGTATTCGATCACATCTCGGTTCCATATCACCGCACAACGGTTGTGTTTGAGGATATCGGTGGCGGGAAGACGAAGCTGAGCTTCCACATGATCTTCGATACGACGGAGGAGAAGCGTTATGTCGCAGAGAAGTTCAAGGCGGAAAGCGGCTTGAAGCAGACGCTGAATCGTATGGAAGAATACCTGGCTAGACAGTAG
- a CDS encoding RidA family protein: MKKLYSLMQKRGLILAGVIAVCASGSAFAQNKAIDFKPGNPFSDGVVAGNTLYVAGQQGPDANGKVTGTDITVQTRNAIAAVKKVVEKAGFKMSDIVSVTVYVTDLNDVKKMNEVYIKDMPDPKPARATVQVAGLIGGARIEIAAIAVKH; this comes from the coding sequence ATGAAGAAGCTGTATTCACTGATGCAAAAGCGCGGTCTTATTCTGGCCGGGGTTATCGCGGTCTGTGCTTCGGGCAGTGCGTTTGCCCAGAACAAGGCCATCGACTTTAAGCCGGGCAATCCTTTTAGTGATGGAGTCGTTGCGGGCAATACGCTTTATGTTGCCGGTCAGCAGGGTCCGGATGCGAATGGGAAGGTCACCGGAACCGACATCACTGTGCAGACGCGCAACGCGATTGCTGCGGTGAAGAAGGTGGTGGAGAAGGCCGGCTTCAAGATGTCGGATATCGTCTCTGTGACGGTGTATGTGACGGACCTGAACGATGTGAAGAAGATGAACGAGGTCTACATCAAGGATATGCCGGACCCGAAGCCAGCCCGCGCGACAGTGCAGGTTGCAGGTCTGATCGGCGGAGCCCGGATCGAGATCGCCGCAATTGCTGTGAAGCACTAA